The sequence CATAATTTAAAGTCTCAAAGCGATCAGCCAGCGCCTGAATGCGCAGCACAACATCCTCCGCGTAGCGGCGCCGAGGCAATTGGCTCGCCCGCCATTGGCCTCGCTCAGCCTCGCCCCAAGGCTGGCCCGGTGTTCCGATTGGATAGAATGGATCGGTATTCATTATTGCCCCGCTGGCTAGGTTCGAAAATGATGCTCAGCGGGGACCACCGAGAGCTCTCTACTTCTTCAGCGGCGGCTGTTTGCGGCTGAAGACCATTTCGCCCTCGCTCGATGCCCTAGCATCGAATGCATAGCCTTCGGCGTTGAAGTCCTTGAGGCCCTCTGCACGGTCGAGGCGGTTTTCCATGATCCAGCGCGCCATCAGCCCGCGCGCGAATTTGACGTGATACATCAAACGGCGCGCTTCGCCGTCTTTCACATTGAGGAACGACGCCGTTATGACCGGAGCGGATAGCGCGCTCTGGTCCACGGCCTTAAAATACTCGTTGGACGCCAGGTTCACGATTGTCCGATCCCCATGCCCGGAAAGGTCGTCTTCAAGCGTTTCGCTGATCCGGCTGCCCCAGAAATCGTAAAGCGATTTCCCGCGCGGATTCTTCATCTTGGTGCCCATTTCAAGGCGATAAGGCTGGATCGCATCCATCGGCCGCAGCAGACCGTAAAGGCCGGACAGAATGCGCAAGTGGCCCTGCGCATAAGCCAGCGTATCTGATCCCATGCTTTTCGCCTCAAGACCCCAATAGACATCGCCGTCAAACGTGAGCCCAGCGGGCTTCGCCGAGTTGCTGCGCCCGCCCAAATCAAACGCCTTGAAACGCTCCGCATTCAGCTCGGCCAGCTTGTCGGATATCCGCATGAGCCGCTTGAGGTCTGCCGCCGATTGTTTCTTCGCAACGCCAGCAATTTCACGCGTGTCCTTGACCAGTCGTGGACTAGTTATCTCGAGATCGGTTTCAAGCGGTTCGAAGTTCAGCTTCTTGGCAGGTGAGAGCAAGGTAATCATCGCTGGTTATGTTCTCCTGACATCATTGTTGGATGCACTTTGCCCGCGTGGAGGCACGTACGGCGGCAAACCACCCTATCAACTGCTGGCGAGCGCTATGTGCCTTTTCATGTGATGATCGACGTTGCCGAACTCGGAATCGAAGATGGTCAGCCGTTTGAAATAATGGCCGATGGCCAGCTCGTCGGTCATGCCCATGCCGCCATGAATTTGGATAGCTTCCTGTCCAATTCGGTGCGCTGCTTGCCCAATCCGGACCTTTGCAGCCGAAACAGCACTTTTGCGTTCCTTGGCGTTCTCACCAAGTTTGAGCGTCGCCAGGTAAGCCATCGAGACAGACTGCTCATACTCCGTGAACATATCGACCATCCGGTGTTGCAGTACCTGAAACTTGCCAATTGGTGTCCCGAACTGCTTGCGTTGGCGTGAATATTCCACGGTCATTTCATGCGCTACCTTCATCGCGCCGCATGCTTCAGCGCATTGCGCTGCGATCGCTTCGTCAGTGACCAGTTCGACGAGCGGCAAGGCTTTGCCCTCTTCACCGATCAATGCATCTGCCGGCAGTTCGACATTCTCAAAGTAGACTTCGGAGGCGCGGCGCCCGTCGACCGTGGGATAATCGCGAGTGACGACGCCATTCGCGCTCTTGTCGATGACAAAAACCGAAACACCATCATGATCGCGGCGTTCACCTGAAGTCCGCGCGGTAACGATCAGATGCGATGCCCAAGGGGCCGCAGTAACGACCGCTTTATGTCCGTTCAGCACGTAACCATCGCCAGAGCGCTTCGCTGTCGTTTCCAGATCGGCAAGGTCATAGCGGCCGCGCGGTTCGGCATAGGCGCAGGCATAAATCCGGCTGCCGTCAACGATCCCGCCAATATGTTCAGCCTTTTGAGCGTCGGTGCCCGCATGTTTGAAGAAGCCGCCTGCACAAACCACGGTTTGCACATAAGGCTCCACCACCAGGCCGCGGCCAAATTCTTCCATCACGACGAGTGAGTCGATTGCGCCGCCGCCAAAGCCGCCGTCTTCCTCGGAAAACGGCATGCCCAGCAAGCCAAGCTCGGCGATTTGCGCCCAAAGCTCAGGCCGCCAACCGCTCTCACTTTCAACAACGGAACGCCGCGTTTCAAAGTCGTAACTTTCACGCACGAGCCTTGTCAGACTGTCGCGCACCATCCGCTGTTCTTCGGTAAAGTTAAAATCCATGGGGTATCTCCGGTACGGTCGCTTACAGGCCCAAGATCATCTTGGTGATGATATTGCGTTGGATCTCGTTCGAACCACCGTAAATCGATGTTTTGCGCATGTTGAAATAAGATGCAGCGGCGTGCTGCGCATAGTCTGGCCCAATCGGATATTCATTCGATCCGGCATCGGCAACATTGCGGTAATAAGGCGTGCCGTAATGGCCAACTGCTTCCAGCGTCAGCTCGGTCAGCCTTTGTTGGATCTCGGTACCCTTGATCTTCAGGATTGAGCTTTCCGGCCCCGGCCCGCGTCCGGCTTCTTCGCCAGCGAGCGTGCGAAGTTCGGTAATCTCAAGCGCAGCCAAATCGATATCGAGCTGGCTCACTTTGCGGGCAAAATCAAAGTCACTGATGAGCGGTTTGTCGTCCAGCATTTCCTTGCCCGCGATCTCGCGGAGCTGTTCAACGGCTCTCTTCGAACGCGCGACGCCGGCAATTCCCGAACGCTCATGTGCCAGCAAGAATTTGGCGTAGGTCCAACCCTTGTGCTCTTCACCGACAAGGTTTTCAACCGGGACGCGCACATCGGTGAGCCACGTCTCGTTGACCTCGTGTCCGCCATCAATGAGCTTAATCGGGCGCACTTCGATACCCGGCGTTTTCATATCGACCAGGATGAAGCTAATGCCTTCTTGCGGCTTGGCTGCGTCGGGGTCGGTGCGGCACAGGAAGAAACCCCAGTCCGAATGCTGGGCCAGCGTAGTCCAGGTCTTCTGGCCATTGATCACATAATGATCGCCATCGCGCACCGCTGTGGTTTGCAAGGATGCAAGATCAGACCCGGCGCCGGGTTCGCTATAGCCCTGACACCACCACACATCGCCGCTGCGAATGCCGGGCAGATGCTGTTCTTTCTGAGCGTCACTGCCAAACGTGTAGATTACCGGACCGACCATCGACGCGCCAAAGGGAAGCGGCATGATCGCGTTGACCCGCGCATTCTCCTCAGACCAGATATATCGCTGCGTCGGCGTCCAGTCGGTCCCACCATATTCGGCAGGCCATGCAGGCACTGACCAGCCCTTTTCGCCAAGCACCTTGTGCCATGCGACCAAGTCTTCGGGCGGCATATCGTCACGCAGTCCGTCTCCAGAAAGCTGTTTGGGGTAGTTTTCTGCAATGAAAGACCGCACTTCGTCACGAAATGCTACTTCATCAGGGCTGAAATCCAAATTCATCGGGCGACTCTCCTAGCCTGTGTTGTTTGCGCTCTTACACTACTGCTAACGAGAGAAAAGAGACGTTCCAACGTTCATGGTATTACTGCGTTTACATGCGCGGCTGCGAGGCTGCGACAATATAGCTACCAACCAATCGCAACCCAGTTCCAAAAGGCAACCGTTTTCGCGTCGTTGCCAAGATCTTCATATCGCGATCCAACGTCCGAGACTGGCGCCCATGACTAACGCGGGCCAAACTGTGTCGACCATGCCAAGGTGCCGCCGACGCGTTCGATACGCCGTGACGACACAAACACGAAAAGCCCCACTGGCGACAGTGAGGCAAAATAGTGTTGTTATTTCAGCGATATGGTGGTTGCGGGGGTTGGATTTGAACCAACGACCTTCAGGTTATGAGCCTGACGAGCTACCGGACTGCTCCACCCCGC comes from Altererythrobacter sp. ZODW24 and encodes:
- the yaaA gene encoding peroxide stress protein YaaA, giving the protein MITLLSPAKKLNFEPLETDLEITSPRLVKDTREIAGVAKKQSAADLKRLMRISDKLAELNAERFKAFDLGGRSNSAKPAGLTFDGDVYWGLEAKSMGSDTLAYAQGHLRILSGLYGLLRPMDAIQPYRLEMGTKMKNPRGKSLYDFWGSRISETLEDDLSGHGDRTIVNLASNEYFKAVDQSALSAPVITASFLNVKDGEARRLMYHVKFARGLMARWIMENRLDRAEGLKDFNAEGYAFDARASSEGEMVFSRKQPPLKK
- a CDS encoding acyl-CoA dehydrogenase family protein, coding for MDFNFTEEQRMVRDSLTRLVRESYDFETRRSVVESESGWRPELWAQIAELGLLGMPFSEEDGGFGGGAIDSLVVMEEFGRGLVVEPYVQTVVCAGGFFKHAGTDAQKAEHIGGIVDGSRIYACAYAEPRGRYDLADLETTAKRSGDGYVLNGHKAVVTAAPWASHLIVTARTSGERRDHDGVSVFVIDKSANGVVTRDYPTVDGRRASEVYFENVELPADALIGEEGKALPLVELVTDEAIAAQCAEACGAMKVAHEMTVEYSRQRKQFGTPIGKFQVLQHRMVDMFTEYEQSVSMAYLATLKLGENAKERKSAVSAAKVRIGQAAHRIGQEAIQIHGGMGMTDELAIGHYFKRLTIFDSEFGNVDHHMKRHIALASS
- a CDS encoding acyl-CoA dehydrogenase family protein — encoded protein: MNLDFSPDEVAFRDEVRSFIAENYPKQLSGDGLRDDMPPEDLVAWHKVLGEKGWSVPAWPAEYGGTDWTPTQRYIWSEENARVNAIMPLPFGASMVGPVIYTFGSDAQKEQHLPGIRSGDVWWCQGYSEPGAGSDLASLQTTAVRDGDHYVINGQKTWTTLAQHSDWGFFLCRTDPDAAKPQEGISFILVDMKTPGIEVRPIKLIDGGHEVNETWLTDVRVPVENLVGEEHKGWTYAKFLLAHERSGIAGVARSKRAVEQLREIAGKEMLDDKPLISDFDFARKVSQLDIDLAALEITELRTLAGEEAGRGPGPESSILKIKGTEIQQRLTELTLEAVGHYGTPYYRNVADAGSNEYPIGPDYAQHAAASYFNMRKTSIYGGSNEIQRNIITKMILGL